From a single Rutidosis leptorrhynchoides isolate AG116_Rl617_1_P2 chromosome 5, CSIRO_AGI_Rlap_v1, whole genome shotgun sequence genomic region:
- the LOC139848306 gene encoding ceramide synthase 1 LOH3-like: MGLIDLEQESFPGYQDFLVLPLFAIFFPTVRFFLDRLIFERVGRRLIYNTKMDIDIDERIKRVRKFKESAWKCVYFLSSEMIALDVTYNEPWFTKTTNFWIGPDDQRWPDQKYKLKLKALYMYTGGFYIYSIFALIYWETKRADFGVSMAHHFASVILIALSYICRFARVGSIVLALHDATDVFLEIGKMSKYSGAEKLASYSFNMFVLSWVVFRLICYPFWILWSTSYEVLQILDKEKQTTEGPVYYYVFNTLLFCLLVMHIYWWVLMYRMLVKQIQNRGKLSDDVRSDSESDNEHQD, encoded by the exons ATGGGTTTGATTGATTTGGAGCAAGAATCATTCCCAGGTTACCAAGATTTCTTAGTTCTCCCTCTCTTTGCCATCTTCTTCCCGACAGTTAGATTTTTCCTCGATAGACTCATTTTCGAG CGTGTAGGAAGGCGGTTAATATATAACACGAAAATGGATATAGATATAGATGAAAGGATCAAGAGGGTACGGAAATTTAAGGAATCGGCATGGAAATGTGTATATTTTCTATCATCGGAAATGATCGCCTTGGATGTAACTTACAATGAGCCGTGGTTCACTAAAACGACCAACTTCTGGATAGGTCCTGATGATCAGAGATGGCCCGATCAAAAATATAA ATTAAAACTGAAAGCTCTGTACATGTATACGGGGGGATTCTACATATACTCGATATTCGCTTTGATTTATTGGGAGACAAAGCGAGCAGATTTTGGTGTTTCGATGGCCCATCATTTTGCATCTGTTATTCTTATTGCATTATCATATATATGCAG GTTTGCTCGTGTTGGGTCCATTGTTCTGGCTCTTCATGATGCAACTGATGTGTTTCTTGAAATAGGGAAGATGTCTAAATACAGTGGAGCCGAAAAACTTGCAAGTTATTCTTTCAATATGTTTGTATTGTCATGGGTCGTGTTTCGCCTTATTTGTTACCCATTTTGGATCCTTTGGAGTACAAG ttatgaAGTTCTTCAAATTCTGGATAAAGAGAAACAAACTACAGAGGGACCTGTATACTATTATGTGTTCAACACTCTACTTTTCTGCTTGCTTGTTATGCACATATATTGGTGGGTGTTAATGTACCGGATGCTCGTTAAACAAATCCAAAATAGAGGCAAACTTAGTGACGATGTTCGTTCTG ATTCTGAAAGTGATAACGAACATCAAGATTGA